TCGCCGCCGCGCCCGCCGTTGCCGCCGTCGGGCCCGCCGAGCGGCTTGAACTTCTCCCGGTGCACGGAGGCACAGCCGTGGCCTCCGTTACCCGCGGCGACATGCAGCTCGACGCGGTCCACGAAGGTGGTCATGGGTGGGTGCCTCCAAAGGGGAGCGGCGTGACGCGGGAGGTGCGTCTGCCGTCAGGTTGTCTACGGTGTCACGATCACGGGGTACCGGTGGCCTGGCCGCCACCCGTGGTCATAACGCGCGAAAGGCGGACCTTCTTCCCGTACGGGATCCGTACGGGAATCAGGTCCGCCTCGCGAAAACGTGCTCCGGCCGGGGCCCGGGTGTCACCCGGGCCACTCGGTGTGCGCCTGGATCAGGCGACCGGAACGATGTTCACGACCTTGCGGCCGCGGAAGGTGCCGAACTCCACCGCACCGGGCTGCAGCGCGAACAGGGTGTCGTCGCCGCCGCGGCCGACGCCGCTGCCGGGGTGGAAGTGCGTGCCGCGCTGGCGGACCAGGATCTCACCGGCGTTCACGACCTGACCGCCGAAGCGCTTCACGCCGAGCCGCTGGGCATTCGAGTCGCGACCGTTCCGGGTGGACGATGCGCCCTTCTTGTGTGCCATGTCGGAGTCTCCCTCTGTCCCTTACTTCGCAGCCGCGGGGATCTCAGTGACCTTGATCGCCGTGTACTGCTGGCGGTGGCCCTGACGACGGCGGTAGCCGGTCTTGTTCTTGTAGCGAAGGATGTCGATCTTCGCGCCCTTGTGGTGGTCCACGACCTCGGCCTGGACCTTCACACCGGCCAGCACCCACGGGTCGCTGGTCACGGTCTCGCCGTCCACGACAAGCAGGGTCGAGAGCTCGACCGTGTCGCCGACCTGGGCGGTGGAAATCTTGTCAACCTCGACGACGTCGCCGACAGCAACCTTGTGCTGGCGACCGCCGCTGCGCACGATGGCGTACACGCGAACTCTCATTTCGCTCGGAACGGAAACCCCTGATGCCAGCCGCTCACACGGGCCGGGGCCCGATGATCCGAGAGGACGAGCGGCCTCCCCCGTCCCCTGCCGGGCTACGGCGGAGGCGGGAGGTACGTGCTCAAAGGTGCGGCGCGTAAACACGCCGAGGGTCAAGATTACGGGGCGCGCGGCGAAAGGGCAAAACGGCTCCCTGCCGACGGAACCCCGCCCACGCCCGGCACGCCCTACGGCACCCCGACGCCCCCGGTGCGACGGTGCTGCACCAGGGGCGTCGGAAGGTCACGGGCCGGACGTACGGCCTTAGGGCCTCTCGTTTGGATCTCGTCGGGGGTCGCAGGGTCTGGCACGCACATCTGCGGCGTTGTCGTCAATCACCATGGCTCCGCCATGCCTCAATCCTCCGCCTTGCAGCTGCACGCACCAGACCCCGCTCGGGTCGAACGCAAAGAACCGTCGACCACACCGACCAGATCCAAACGAAAGACCCTGGTTCAGTCCTCCGTGGAGGCGTTGACCGAACCGGTGGACTGCTCGGCGGCGACGGTCTTCTTCGTCGCCTTCTTGGCAGTCTTGGCCGCCGTCGCCTTCTTGGCGGTGGCCTTCTTCGCCGCGGTCTTCTTGGCCGCCGTCTTCTTGGTGGCGGCCTTCTTCGCGGTGGCCTTCTTGGCGGTCTTGCGCGCCGCCTTCTTGACCGGTGCCTCGGCGCCGTCCTCGGCGGACGGCTCGCCCTCGCCGGTGTCCGGCCCGGCGCCGTTCGCGGTCGGGGCGACCACGGTGACGGCTGCTTCCTCGGACCCGGCGGGCGCACTGGCGGTGCGCACCGCACGACGGCGCGTACGGGCCGGTGCGGGCTCGGCCACCGGCTCGGCGGCGACCGGCTCGGCCTCGGGGGCCGGCTCGGCAGCCTTGGGCTCGACGACGGTGACGGCCGCAGCCGCTCCCTCGTCGGCGCCCTGCGGCGAACCGGCGGGAGCGGTCACCTTGCGGGTGGCCCGGCGACGACCGCGGCCCTTGGGCGCGGCCTCGTCGGCGACCGGTGCGGCGGCCTCCGCGGACGGTGCGTGCACCGTTTGGGCCGGGGCGGCCTCGGCGACGGTCTCCGGCTGCGCGGGGGCAGCCTGCTCCGGTGCCTGTGCGGCGGGGGCCGGCTCGGCGGGCTGCTCGGCCGGGGCGCCGCGCTCCTGCTTGGCCTTCGGGGCTCCGGCGGGTGCGGAGGCCCGGCGGGTCGCGCGACGGCGGCCACGGCCACGGCCCGCCGCGGCCTCCGCCTCGGCGACGCTGCTGTAGAGCTCCTCGTCGGGACGGAACTCCGGCTCGGGCAGGGCCGCGGGCTCGGCACCCTCCGAGGTCACAGCCGCCACCTCGGCAGCGGTCTCCGCCGCCGCCGGGGTCTCGGCGGGCTGCTCGGGCTCGTGGTGGGTGTGCTCCTGCGCGTGGTCGGCGCCGCCGCGGCCGCGCCGCTTGCGCTTGCCGCCGCCACCGCCGGAGGTCGCGGGCTGTTCCATGTGGACGATGACGCCGCGGCCGTTGCAGTGGACGCAGGTCTCGGAGAAGGACTCCAGCAGGCCCTGACCGACCCGCTTACGGGTCATCTGGACCAGGCCGAGCGAGGTCACCTCGGCGACCTGGTGCTTCGTACGGTCCCGTCCGAGGCATTCGAGCAGGCGGCGCAGGACCAGGTCCCGGTTCGACTCCAGGACCATGTCGATGAAGTCGATGACCACGATGCCGCCGAGGTCGCGCAGCCTGAGCTGGCGCACGATCTCCTCGGCCGCCTCCAGGTTGTTCCGGGTGACGGTCTCCTCGAGGTTGCCGCCCTGGCCGGTGAACTTGCCGGTGTTGACGTCGACCACGACCATGGCCTCGGTCTTGTCGATCACCAGCGAACCGCCCGAGGGCAGCCAGACCTTGCGGTCCAGGGCCTTCATGAGCTGCTCGTCGATCCGGTGCGTGGCGAAGACGTCGGTCTCCGAGGTCCACTTGCTCAGCCGGTCCACGAGGTCGGGGGCGACGTGCGAGACGTAGCCGTGGATCGTCTCCCAGGCCTCCTCGCCGCTGACGACGACCTTGGTGAAGTCCTCGTTGAAGATGTCGCGCACCACGCGGACGGTCATGTCCGGCTCGCCGTACAGCAGCGTCGGGGCGCTGGAGGAGCCGCCCTTGGCCTTCTTCTGGATGTCGGCCCACTGCGACTGGAGGCGCTCCACGTCGCGGCGCAGCTCGTCCTCGCTGGCTCCCTCGGCGGCGGTGCGCACGATGACGCCCGCGTCCTCGGGGACGATCTTCTTGAGGATGGTCTTCAGCCGGGCCCGCTCGGTGTCGGGCAGCTTGCGGCTGATACCCGTCATCGAGCCCTCGGGCACGTAGACGAGGTAGCGGCCGGGCAGCGAGACCTGGCTGGTCAGGCGGGCGCCCTTGTGACCGATCGGGTCCTTGGTGACCTGCACGAGCACGGACTGGCCGGACTTCAGGGCGGACTCGATACGGCGCGGTCCGCCGGACAGGCCGAGCGCCTCGAAGTTGACCTCGCCCGCGTACAGGACGGCGTTGCGGCCCTTGCCGATGTCGATGAAGGCGGCCTCCATCGAGGGCAGGACGTTCTGCACCTTGCCGAGGTAGACGTTGCCGACGTACGAGGTCGACTGCTCCTTGTTGACGTAGTGCTCGACGAGCACGTCGTCCTCGAGGATGCCGATCTGGGTGCGCTCGCCGCTCTGGCGTACGACCATCACGCGCTCGACGGCCTCGCGGCGGGCGAGGAACTCCGCCTCGGTGATGATCGGCACCCGGCGGCGGCCCTGCTCGCGTCCCTCGCGGCGGCGCTGCTTCTTGGCCTCCAGACGGGTCGAGCCCTTGATGGACTGAACCTCGTCGGGCCCGGTGCCCGGTTCGTCCTTGGCGCGCCGCTCGCGCGGCTCGCGGACCTTGACCACGGTGCGCTCGGGGTCGCCGTCGCCCGGTGCGGCGGCGTCGGAACCGTCCCCGGCGCGGCGGCGACGACGCCGACGGCGCCGACTGCTGCTGCTTCCGGAGGAGGCGTAGTCGTCGTCGTGCTCGTCCTGCTCGTCCTCGGCGCTCTCGTCCGACTCCGCGCCGGACTCCTCACCGTCGGCGCCGGACTCCTCGCCCTCGCCGTGCTCGCCGTTCTCGGCGGCCTCACCACGACGGCGACGACGTCCACCACGGCGACGGCGACGGCGCGAACCGGCCTCGCCGCCGTCCTCGCCCTCGTCGGCGGACTCGGCGTCCTGTGCTTCCTCGGTCCGCTCCTCGGTCGCCGCCTGTTCGGCAGCGGCCTCGGGCTCGCGGGCGCTCTCGCCCTCCGCGGCCGGGCTCAGACCCGCGGAGACGGCACGGCGACGTCGGCGGCGGCGCGAGGAGGTGCTGTCGGCCTCCAAGGACTCCGGCTCGTGCTCGGCCTCCGGCTCCTGCTCCGGTTCTTCGTCCCCGGCGGCCTCGGCAGCGGCCTGGGCGGCCGCGCGCTCGGGCGTCTGGAACATCGGTTCGGTGAAGACCGGGGCCTGGAAGACGGCGACGGCGGGCCGGGCCGGGCGGCCCTCGGCCTCGTCCGCGCCATCGGCCTCGCGCGCGGCGATCTTACGGGTGGGCTCGGAGAACCCGGCGGCGGCCTTGCGCGTGGCACGACGACGGCGACGCGGCGCGGCCTCCTCGGCCGGGGCCTGCGACTCGTCCGCCTGCGCGGCGGCGGGTGCGGCGGCTTCCTGGGCGACGGTCGCCGAGGCGGCGACAACATCCGGGACCTGGGTGGTCTCGGCGCCGGGCACCTCGCTCGCGGCGGCCAGAGCCTCGGTGTCGAGGGCCGCGACCGGGGCCTCGCCCTCCACCGGGGCCGGGGCGCTGACCTTGCGGGTCGCACGGCGACGGCGGCGCGGCGCGGCCTCCTGGACCGGCTCGGCCTCGGCCGCAGCGGCGGGCTCGGGTTCGGGTTCGGCGGCCGCGGGGGCGACTGCCGCTTCGGCGACGGGCTCGACGGTGACGGCCTCGTCGCTCTTGGCCGATCCGCTCTTCGGCGCTCCGGCCGGGGCGGAAGCGCGGCGCGTGGCACGGCGGCGGCGGGCCGGGGGCGCGGCCTCGGCGGCGGGCTCCTCGGCGGGAGCGGCCTGCTCGTCGGTGGTGGGTGCGGTGGTGGCGGAGGTCACGGCGGCTTCGCCGGTGCCTTCCGTCACGTCGGTCTCTTCGGCCGTCACATCGGTCTCTTCGACCTCGTCGGCCTCGACGTCCGCTGCGGGCGCGGCACCGCCGCGTACGGCGGCGGTACCGGCCGCGGTGTCCGCCGACGCGGTGGCGTCAGCGGTCTCGGCGGCGGGCGGACCCGCGGGCCGGGAGGCCGCGCGGCGCCTACGGCGCGGCGGCAGGGTGTCGCTGGGTGAGTTGTTCTCTGGTCCCTCGGAGGATTCCGTGGGCTCGGTCGGCTCAAGCATCCGGGCAGTTCTCCCGTCAGGCTCCCGGGCGCCGCGCCTGGTCCGGTGACGTCCGCGGCTCGCGCCTCATGCGCGGTGCCGCCGTCCGGGGCGCGTGCGCCGCACGGGAGCTCATCCGTGTCGTTCTCGCCGGTTCCGGTACGCCATGTACGTACGGCCTGGCGAAAGTCTCCTGGTCAGAGCGCTGCCCGACCCAGGTGGCTCCCGAGTACGAGGGCTGCGCCACGACGACTCCCTTACGCGGTACCTTCCGTCGCGGCCGCGGCGGCAGCGTCCCCACGCATAACGGCTGGGGTCGTGTCTGCCTCGCGGTCAGGCGCGAGCGGGTCGGTCACCGTGCCGTTCTCCTCATCGAACAGCCCCTGCGCCAGCCTGGTCACCGCTGCGGGGACCGGCGGCGCCAGGTCGGCCACAGCTCGGAGACCGGACAGGACGTCGTCGGGTCGTACGGCAGGCGTCACGTGCCGAACAACCAGCCGCAGTATCGCACAGGGCTGCTCGGCGGGCCCATCAGCCATGAGGTTTGTGCTGCTGGTGGGGCTCGTGGCGGCCCCGGCCGCCTCCGCACCCTCGAACGGTGCGCTCACCGCGAGGTCCGCCACGGCGGCCCGGGTGTCGAAGGTCCGCATACCGTTCTTCGTCCGGCGCTGCACCTCTACACTCCCGGCCGCGAGGAACGCCTCCACGGCGGTTCGCGCCGCCGACGGCTCGACACCGGCCAGGCGCAGCTCCCATACGGAGGCGGTCAGCCGGTCCGCGAAGGAGGAGGTGTGCGCCTCGACCGCGTCGACGATGTCGAGGCCCGGGGGCAGCGACTCGTCGAGCAGAGTGCGCAAAGTGCCCGGGTCGCGCGGCTTGGTGAGCGCGATCTCCAGGTACTCGGCCTCGCTGCCGGTGCCGGTGGGTGCGGCATTGGCGTACGAGACCTTGGGGTGCGGAGTGAAGCCCGCCGAGTACGCCATGGGCACCTCGGCGCGGCGCAGGGCCCGCTCGAAGGCACGCTGGAAGTCACGGTGGCTGGTGAACCGGAGGCGGCCGCGCTTGGTGTAGCGCAGACGGATGCGCTGCACCGCGGGAGCGGGCGGCGGGCCTACGGGCTGTCGCTTGCCCAGTGGTTCTTCTCCTTGTTCCACAGGCGTACGCCGACGCCTGACCCGCCGGGGCGGGGCTTCCTGCGGACGGCACCCGAAGGGGCACCGCCGTCCGGTTCGGCTCCCTCGCTCCCCCACGGCTCCGCGTGGGCGAGGCGTGCTCCGTTCCGGACAGTGTCTTGAGTCTTCAAGGGTACGCGCCCGATCGGCTCGGGGTCCGGGGGTGTGGACAGTGGCAGTGGGCCAGGGGGCGGGCCCGGCCACTGTTCCCGTCCGGTCCGCTGCGCTGTCCCTATTCCCTGTCCCCTGGCGAACTCAGCGCTTGTGCAGCCGTACCGCTTCGGGCTCCGGCCCCGGCCCCGGCCCTGGCCGCGGATCGCCGTACCCGTTCTCGGCGCCGGACAGGAAGGGCGACGTGACGCGCTGCTCGTGCAGGGGGATGGAGGCGGGCTGCTCCATGGGCGGTGGGCTCGGCTCCGCGCGGTCGCCGAAGAGCATGCGGCGCACCTCGGCCCGGGCCTGGCGCGCGCTCTGCCGGGCGGTGGCCCACGCCTCGCGTACGCCTCCGGCGACCTGGCGGGCCGCACGTGCCGTGGGCCGCCAGACGGCATCGCGTACGACATGGCCCACCGGAGTGAGCACGGAGCGGTACACCCAGCGCACCGGCTCCACGAACACCAGCCGCAGCACCCGCCACAGGAAGCGTCCGACGGCGCGCGAGATATGGCCGGCCACCCGCCAGGCGTGCCCGAAGGCCGCGCCGATCTCCCGGGCGACCACGAGCAGGGCCCGGCCCACGGGACGCAGTACCCAGCGCCACAACGCGACGAACGGCAGCACGAAGATCCAGCGCAGCAGGGTGCCGATGCCGCGCACCAGTCCGGTCACCGCCCAGCCGATGGCACGCCCCACCGGCGCGAGCACGCGCTGCCACAACCAGGCGCCCGCGACGGCCAGTGCCGCACCGACCGGGACCAGGAGGTAGCGCCACAGTCCCACCCACGGCCAGACGAACACGGCCTTCGCCAGCCACACCACGGCGGCGGCAAGTCCGAGGCCGAGCAAGCGGATCGCGTGGCCGAGTGGGGTCAGGACGCGGGCGTACAGCCAGCCGAGCGGGATGACGACGAGGGTGCGGCCGAGCCACGACAGCCCCTGTCCGAGGGC
This is a stretch of genomic DNA from Streptomyces sp. NA04227. It encodes these proteins:
- the rpmA gene encoding 50S ribosomal protein L27; the encoded protein is MAHKKGASSTRNGRDSNAQRLGVKRFGGQVVNAGEILVRQRGTHFHPGSGVGRGGDDTLFALQPGAVEFGTFRGRKVVNIVPVA
- the rplU gene encoding 50S ribosomal protein L21; the protein is MYAIVRSGGRQHKVAVGDVVEVDKISTAQVGDTVELSTLLVVDGETVTSDPWVLAGVKVQAEVVDHHKGAKIDILRYKNKTGYRRRQGHRQQYTAIKVTEIPAAAK
- a CDS encoding Rne/Rng family ribonuclease, giving the protein MLEPTEPTESSEGPENNSPSDTLPPRRRRRAASRPAGPPAAETADATASADTAAGTAAVRGGAAPAADVEADEVEETDVTAEETDVTEGTGEAAVTSATTAPTTDEQAAPAEEPAAEAAPPARRRRATRRASAPAGAPKSGSAKSDEAVTVEPVAEAAVAPAAAEPEPEPAAAAEAEPVQEAAPRRRRRATRKVSAPAPVEGEAPVAALDTEALAAASEVPGAETTQVPDVVAASATVAQEAAAPAAAQADESQAPAEEAAPRRRRRATRKAAAGFSEPTRKIAAREADGADEAEGRPARPAVAVFQAPVFTEPMFQTPERAAAQAAAEAAGDEEPEQEPEAEHEPESLEADSTSSRRRRRRRAVSAGLSPAAEGESAREPEAAAEQAATEERTEEAQDAESADEGEDGGEAGSRRRRRRGGRRRRRGEAAENGEHGEGEESGADGEESGAESDESAEDEQDEHDDDYASSGSSSSRRRRRRRRRAGDGSDAAAPGDGDPERTVVKVREPRERRAKDEPGTGPDEVQSIKGSTRLEAKKQRRREGREQGRRRVPIITEAEFLARREAVERVMVVRQSGERTQIGILEDDVLVEHYVNKEQSTSYVGNVYLGKVQNVLPSMEAAFIDIGKGRNAVLYAGEVNFEALGLSGGPRRIESALKSGQSVLVQVTKDPIGHKGARLTSQVSLPGRYLVYVPEGSMTGISRKLPDTERARLKTILKKIVPEDAGVIVRTAAEGASEDELRRDVERLQSQWADIQKKAKGGSSSAPTLLYGEPDMTVRVVRDIFNEDFTKVVVSGEEAWETIHGYVSHVAPDLVDRLSKWTSETDVFATHRIDEQLMKALDRKVWLPSGGSLVIDKTEAMVVVDVNTGKFTGQGGNLEETVTRNNLEAAEEIVRQLRLRDLGGIVVIDFIDMVLESNRDLVLRRLLECLGRDRTKHQVAEVTSLGLVQMTRKRVGQGLLESFSETCVHCNGRGVIVHMEQPATSGGGGGKRKRRGRGGADHAQEHTHHEPEQPAETPAAAETAAEVAAVTSEGAEPAALPEPEFRPDEELYSSVAEAEAAAGRGRGRRRATRRASAPAGAPKAKQERGAPAEQPAEPAPAAQAPEQAAPAQPETVAEAAPAQTVHAPSAEAAAPVADEAAPKGRGRRRATRKVTAPAGSPQGADEGAAAAVTVVEPKAAEPAPEAEPVAAEPVAEPAPARTRRRAVRTASAPAGSEEAAVTVVAPTANGAGPDTGEGEPSAEDGAEAPVKKAARKTAKKATAKKAATKKTAAKKTAAKKATAKKATAAKTAKKATKKTVAAEQSTGSVNASTED
- a CDS encoding TIGR03936 family radical SAM-associated protein, producing the protein MQRIRLRYTKRGRLRFTSHRDFQRAFERALRRAEVPMAYSAGFTPHPKVSYANAAPTGTGSEAEYLEIALTKPRDPGTLRTLLDESLPPGLDIVDAVEAHTSSFADRLTASVWELRLAGVEPSAARTAVEAFLAAGSVEVQRRTKNGMRTFDTRAAVADLAVSAPFEGAEAAGAATSPTSSTNLMADGPAEQPCAILRLVVRHVTPAVRPDDVLSGLRAVADLAPPVPAAVTRLAQGLFDEENGTVTDPLAPDREADTTPAVMRGDAAAAAATEGTA